From one Pecten maximus chromosome 8, xPecMax1.1, whole genome shotgun sequence genomic stretch:
- the LOC117332245 gene encoding zinc finger MYM-type protein 1-like translates to MEYGVRRQFNVDWLKNYNWLRYSVSEDSVYCAPCFLFGSRNVDAREKTLVSTAVTKWSNLGKYIKRHIISKCHDGACNSADQFMRIHNGKEPSVLSQLDSGHAALVKRNRHSLQAIIEVIMLCGRQNISLRSHDDENSNFMVLLKDRAVRDPILKAHLESISSPKYTSPAIQNEIIGLCEQAIREHIVEKCNNAVCYSFLADEATDASTMEQIAMVVRFYSESDKMVREDFIGFVTAESTTGEALATKFIDGQRNAGLNIHKMRGQGYDGASNMSGRHRGVQARIKEVVPEAIYIHCKAHSLNLAIVHACREVLVRNMFDTVQQIGFSFNYSAKRLLAFQETLQNDAVAKEEMAKRTKLQNLCETRWASRADALYTFKSAFSTIVDSLEVLEHEGDSKARSYRCSILKFDFIISLVAVEFVIQSILPLNKLLQGKECDLVEASKEASVLIAQLRAERMDDDVWDALYQKAIDLASPHDVRPSRPRIGGRQEHRPNQPAETVSEYWKRALYIPFMDHLTMELQDRLLSANYRFLAQYLIPSLLGQLTAGHVDEIYEGYKTDLSGDRELFRREISRWRTKWSVADDPKPVDLLTTILATNRELYPDIFTCLVILLTMPVSTASAERSFSVMRRVKTYLRSTMSTTRLSGLAMLHSYRHMQLDIEDILDKFAGKKGRTMDFF, encoded by the coding sequence ATGGAGTACGGTGTTCGTAGACAGTTCAACGTGGATTGGTTGAAAAATTATAATTGGCTTCGGTATTCAGTGTCCGAAGACTCAGTATACTGTGCACCATGCTTCCTGTTTGGCTCTCGCAATGTCGACGCAAGAGAGAAAACGTTAGTATCAACTGCCGTGACGAAATGGTCAAATTTGGGGAAATACATCAAAAGGCATATCATAAGTAAATGTCATGACGGAGCCTGTAACAGTGCAGATCAGTTCATGAGAATCCATAATGGTAAAGAACCTAGTGTTCTCAGTCAGCTGGATAGCGGTCATGCTGCTCTTGTCAAGAGGAATCGACATTCCCTTCAAGCCATTATTGAAGTCATCATGCTTTGCGGCAGACAGAATATATCCCTCAGGAGCCACGATGACGAAAACAGTAATTTTATGGTGCTCTTGAAAGATCGTGCAGTAAGGGATCCTATTTTGAAGGCACATTTAGAGAGCATATCTTCACCCAAATACACATCCCCGgcaatacaaaatgaaataataggACTGTGTGAACAGGCTATTCGCGAACACATAGTTGAAAAGTGCAACAACGCTGTGTGCTATTCTTTTCTAGCCGACGAAGCAACAGATGCTTCTACAATGGAACAGATCGCCATGGTGGTGCGCTTTTATTCCGAGTCTGATAAGATGGTACGAGAGGATTTCATCGGTTTTGTCACAGCAGAATCAACAACTGGCGAGGCACTTGCGACGAAATTCATTGACGGACAAAGGAATGCTGGATTGAACATTCATAAAATGAGGGGACAGGGATACGATGGGGCTAGTAATATGTCAGGGCGTCACAGGGGTGTCCAGGCTAGGATTAAGGAGGTAGTTCCCGAAGCCATATACATCCACTGTAAAGCACACTCGTTGAATCTGGCAATTGTACATGCATGTAGGGAAGTTCTCGTGCGGAATATGTTTGATACTGTCCAGCAAATTGGCTTTTCTTTCAATTATTCAGCGAAGAGGCTTTTGGCATTCCAAGAAACTCTGCAAAACGATGCCGTAGCTAAAGAGGAGATGGCAAAGCGCACCAAACTCCAAAACTTGTGCGAAACCAGATGGGCCAGTAGAGCGGACGCGCTATACACCTTCAAGTCAGCCTTCTCGACAATCGTTGATTCGTTGGAAGTACTTGAGCACGAGGGCGACTCAAAAGCCAGAAGCTACCGCTGTAGTATCCTAAAATTCGACTTCATCATCTCGCTAGTAGCCGTCGAGTTTGTTATCCAAAGCATTCTACCACTCAACAAATTGTTGCAAGGCAAAGAGTGCGATCTGGTGGAAGCCTCGAAGGAAGCCAGCGTGTTGATTGCACAGCTTAGGGCAGAGCGCATGGATGATGATGTTTGGGACGCCCTATACCAAAAGGCAATTGACCTCGCCAGTCCACATGACGTTCGTCCGTCACGACCGCGAATCGGCGGCAGACAAGAACACAGACCTAACCAACCTGCGGAGACAGTCTCTGAGTATTGGAAACGGGCGTTATACATACCATTTATGGATCATCTGACCATGGAATTGCAAGATCGCCTGCTGTCAGCAAATTATCGGTTCCTCGCACAATATCTCATACCGAGCTTACTGGGACAGTTGACAGCAGGACACGTAGATGAGATCTACGAGGGGTATAAGACTGACCTAAGCGGTGACAGGGAATTGTTTCGTAGAGAGATCTCACGATGGAGAACAAAGTGGTCCGTAGCAGATGATCCCAAACCCGTCGACCTTCTCACCACAATCTTGGCAACAAACCGCGAGTTATACCCAGACATTTTCACATGCTTGGTCATTCTGCTGACGATGCCCGTATCAACTGCTTCGGCAGAAAGATCCTTTAGTGTGATGCGGCGCGTGAAAACGTACCTCAGGTCGACAATGTCGACTACCCGCCTCTCTGGACTAGCCATGTTGCATTCGTACAGACATATGCAATTGGATATCGAAGATATTCTCGATAAGTTTGCTGGGAAAAAAGGCCGGacaatggattttttttaa
- the LOC117333046 gene encoding fatty acid-binding protein, brain-like, with the protein MAALNGKWKLMNVDNFAPYLDAIGVTGEDKQKGLQGLSADNNIVQEISIDGTSITIKTITPIGSTEIKATAGKEADQDSIDGRNLKVIFTIDGDKLVESQTGAYTSTNTRSVSGSDMTMTMTSGDVTSTRKYQKQ; encoded by the exons ATGGCGGCTCTCAACGGGAAATGGAAGCTAATGAACGTTGACAACTTTGCTCCCTATCTTGATGCCATAG GTGTAACAGGGGAGGATAAACAGAAGGGACTGCAGGGACTATCTGCCGATAACAACATCGTACAGGAAATTTCTATAGACGGCACCTCAATAACTATCAAAACTATAACACCTATCGGAAGTACTGAGATAAAAGCCACAGCCGGCAAGGAGGCGGACCAGGACTCGATAGACGGGCGGAATCTTAAG GTGATATTTACCATCGACGGAGACAAACTGGTGGAGAGTCAGACTGGGGCCTACACGTCCACCAACACCCGGTCAGTGAGCGGGTCAGATATGACAATG aCGATGACGTCAGGGGACGTGACCTCTACCCGGAAATACCAAAAGCAATGA